The sequence GGCAGATACGCTAGATGTGGCTATCGGACAATTCCTCGATCAGAACAAATCACCTTCTCGTCGTGTGGGGCAGTTGGATAACCGCGGCAGTCATTTCTATCTTGCTATGTACTGGGCTCAGGCTGTTGCTGGTCAGTCACAGGATGCAGAGCTTAAGGCACAGTTTGCTGGGCTAGCCGAAGCCTTGACTAGCAATGAAGACAAGATTGTTGATGAATTAAACTCTGCACAAGGTAACCCTGCAGATTTGGGCGGATATTATCGCTTGGATGCTGTTAAGGCTGTTGCTGAGATGCGACCAAGTGTGACACTTAATGCCTTGTTTGCTTCTTAGAGTATAAAACTGCCGAAGTGGGTTTACCGCTCCGGCTCCGTTTTACTTTAGCTTGTTATGACCCGGAACCGTTAATAGATTTCAGGCGTGAATAGTCAGGCAATAAAAAAGGCAGGGTCACCCCTGCCTTTTTTGATCTTAGCCACTAAATTAATTAGTTGGCGATATTACTGACGCGTGCATACCTTTTGGACCCGCTTCTACTTCAAATTGAACTGGTTGGCCTGCTTTTAGAGTTCGATAGCCTTCCATTTCAATGGTAGAATAGTGTGCAAAAACATCTTCACCGCCAGCATCAGGGCAAATAAACCCGAATCCTTTGGCGTTGTTGAACCATTTAACAGTTCCGTTTGCCATACTTCCACTTCCTTCTGTTGTTTACTTACCAGTAAGATAGTAAAACTAAATGAGCGGGCTGATTCACCGCTTGTTGAACAGAATGAAAGCAGTTCGTATGTAAGTCAAGCGTA is a genomic window of Shewanella psychrophila containing:
- the cspD gene encoding cold shock domain-containing protein CspD, which translates into the protein MANGTVKWFNNAKGFGFICPDAGGEDVFAHYSTIEMEGYRTLKAGQPVQFEVEAGPKGMHASVISPTN